In Corvus moneduloides isolate bCorMon1 chromosome 6, bCorMon1.pri, whole genome shotgun sequence, the sequence TGAAGCAATGAGGAGACAGGGTTTCTTGATTGGGAACTTGCCTCCGATCTTGTGAAGTGCAGGACAGAGCAAAATGTGAATTTCTTCAGTATAGCTTTAGACATAACTTAATTAGGTGTGAGAATAACAGTAGTGGATTTTACCGTGGGTAAAGGAGGGTAAGTGACGTACAGAGGATATATGTGGGGTGCCTGACTTCATTCTTAAAAGCTCAGAGGAGTTGAATGCATGTGACATCATTTTTGGATTTGTTCtgtgacataaaaaaaaaaccaacaccaacaataaaatatctttaattttACAAGTAAGGAAAATCGCCTCTGTATAGGGCATCGAGCAGAGTTTTCCTGAAGACTTATTTAAGAAAACCCTATTGAATTGCAGTCTTCCATGTTAAACTTTTTGGTCTTTGCAAATGTCTCTGTAATCCTAAAACAGGTATATTGAGGATGACATGGAAGAAGCATGTGGTATGGTTGCTGCAGGACGTCATACCTGAAAAGTCTTGTCATCTGTGTCAGCTGAGATTGTAATTTTTATCTGTGTGGCAGCAGGGTCTGCCTGTTGTGAATTTGTGATTTTCATGCAGAGGATAATACTTTTTAGTTATACAGGTGTCATCTTTTAGAAACCTTCATAGGTTGTTCTTGCTGGTATTATTCATAACACCTAAACTTATTTACAGTGGAAGGGATAAAgagaaactgattttcttttctattttcagttttatttgaagTCTTTTACTTGGGTTTTCTTATTTGTGTGGGGATTTCACACCAtgggaagagaggaaagcaTAGGGTGGAAGTCAATAAGTAAATTAGAGCTCTGAGGAAGTGTAATTCctgatggtttttttcattcctttttccaATTACTTGGATTTCTAGCTAATTTCACTTATAAAAGTTAAATAGTTTCACAAGCATCCCATATGTAATCTTTTAtaaccttttctctttttcattgaAGGTGAAGATCAACTACAGTAAGATAGCTCTGAATACTAGTTTTCTTGTTAATTAACTTTCAGCCCATTAATTGCCTTACTAGATGTGAATTCTTCAAGTTTATCAGTATGGCTCTGACTGTAATGCTGCTGAATGGTACTTCCTTCCGTGGTGGATGCTGCAGGCACAAAGTTTTGCTCTCCTTACTTGGACCTTTCCTCAGCAATTCAAAATTGTACAGCAGCTACAGGAGGCCAGGGGCAGAGCCTGAGAAAAAACTGTCTTGGCAGAATGCTGATTTCAGCTTTAAGAAGGGCATTGATCACCTAAAGACTCAGCTAAGCTTGCTGAAGAAGGAAACCCAAGATTATTTACTAGGACCTGGAGGCCATCCATTAAGTCAGCACTTGTTGGAACAAACAAAGGTCTTGTGGCAGTTTCGGAGCCAAGAAGATTTAAATGAATGGGTTATTTCCTCTGATGTAGAGATTGGagggaaaagtaaaatttaCCTCAAATTGGGTAGGAATAaccaggctgctctgctgtaTGGAACCCTCAATACAGAAGTACCTCGTGATGGGGAGACAAAATACAGTGGATATTGCAGTATGAGATCCAGACCGGCAGTGGTAAGTACAGCTCCGTGTTTGCACAGCTTCTGTTACTGAATCTGAGGGTGTTTGTGGAATGCCAGTGACAGCAAGTGGCCTGCTCTTTACTGCTGATCACTTTCAGGAGTATTAGACTTTCTCTCAGAGATCTAATTGCTGCTGTATCCTTTGACCTGCGAGGAACTTAcattttttcttggattttgttttcctttcttagaAAAGGAATGATTCATGTTTGATCTTTTACTTATGTACAATAGACCACCCTGTTTGCAGCATCCTTACAAATGAAGGATCTGGAATGAATCTTTATATCCAAAATTGGTATGATTAAAATAGACATCTTTCTAAGTTTGAAGTTAATTGAATGTGTCATAAGTAAGAATTTTCTGGGCTTTGACTTGGTCTATTCATCAAACTTGGTTAGGGTGAATGAACTCATCTTCTcacaggaacagaaaacaatGCTTTGAAATGGACTTTTTAAAGGTCTGCCTCCTACTGTAagtcagaaaaagcaaaacacaaacctTTGATAGCTCAGAATTGAGCAAAATAGACCAGAAATGGATGTGCTTATTATGGATATGCCTTGTTTCATCCCTTATTTCTAAGCAcctttaaaagcaaaggaacaTTTTCACTCGGTGGATAAAATCTTTAACTATTTAATGTGTTCTGTTGTTTGTGTCTTGTCACAAGTACTCAGGTAAATAATTTCTGGGCCAGAATCTTGGGGAGCAGAGAATGAGAGTAACCAAAATCAATGGGTTAATGAGAGGCACATGAACACTGATTAAAATGGTGGCATTGGATCAGATGAGTGGAACAGCAAGTGGAGTGTTGCCTGAGTTAAACTCTCAGGACTGCTACTGACTTGTGCAAATGTGACTCAAACTTTCACCTCCTAATTCTGAAGAAGTGGAATGTATCAGTCCATCTTTAGTTAAGTAGAAAGGCTCAAAACTGTTAAAACCATAAAATCAAGTAGCTACACACCTTATATTAATATATTGATGATCTACTTGTTCTGTTACCTACAAGATGAGTTGGTAGAAGGATAGCTGATAGGTAATTGTAGTAGTGCTGTAAAATAAAGGGGAAATATCTGAATTTTTGGTGCTAATTTTGACTTCTTGGCAGTTCTGACCAATAACCCTGACCCCTGCCCCTCATTGCTCTGAGTGACCTCAGTGTAGTTCTCTGAAGACTCTTGGATATGCCATCATGCAAATGACAACATCAGGATTTTTCAGATCTttggaaaaaatgcagtaaagaTTTAGACATGATTGCAATCTTATTATTTTACAcagttaatggaaaaaaaatgttggaaaacATTAAATGCTCCCAGTGTTTGTTAGTCTTCAACTGGGAAGTTATCAAAGGGGATAATTATTTCACTGCTTCAATTCCCTGTCATCACTTCTCAATTATGTAGAACTGAGCACAGAATATTAAACTTAATGAACTACATAAGTACTGGTCCATCACCATGGCATTTGTGTACTTGCCTGGTAAGGAATTCAGTCTTTAGGAAGGAGGTCTGATTTCTCATACTTAGAAGATTGTGCCTTATAATGAGTGTGAGTCCTCAGAGTGGCAATATTGCAGTTTTTGGTCTCTAATGTACTGATGAAGGAAATTCAGTGAACTCAGCAGCCAGGATGATGACAGTGTAGCTGTGTTCACTATGTTACAGTAAATACTATCTGACATAATAACAAGGGCAGTGATCAAAGCAACAATGCTTTGTTCCTCATAATGAAAGTGTCCCTTTATTACGgagaaataattctgtttattAATAATTTGTAGGGATCTTTTAACAGGAAGAAGTATTATGACTGGTCAAACTTCAACAGTCTGTATTTACGTGTCCGTGGTGATGGCAGACCTTGGATGGTAAACATTTATACAGATCCTTACTTCTCTCACCAAAAGGATGACCTCTACAGCTACTTCATGTTCACCAGAGGAGGCCCATACTGGGAGGAAATAAAGGTTAACTAATGAATCTTTCAAACTAATGACACTCTTGGGGTCCTGGCCAAAACATGGGAAGGGGAATTCTTTCAGCATTCACAGTTTGTTTCAATTGCTGTCCACTCGATGTTTTCTTTATACAAGACGTACTTTTGGCTTGGGAGTTCCCAAAACTGGACTGGGGGAGGGCACACTGTGTCAATTGTGTTAAAGAATTGATCCACCATCTGTTCCCCTTAATGCCTACTGTTGGCTCTTACTGGAGTAATGGGATAGATACAGCAATTGAAACTTAGCAGGTGTTCCCATAAATATTCTCTGTGATAACCGTTTTATCTCTAATACACATGGGTGTAGGCCGATGTAGGATTTGTTCCATGCAACAGGATTTGCTTAACTCCCAGCCTCTCTGGAGTCAGTCAGACTCAGGAGTTGGGGTTTGTCATTTGTGACCCTTGATTCTGTGacacaaaataatgtttttaagaaGTGTGAGTTGTGGCTCTTCTGATGCAACTTGGGGACCTTTTGTAATTGTCTGATGACAATGATAAGGAGGTTTGCACATCCTTACAAATTGGTGTTGACTGTTTCATGATACCATTGTCCAATCGTGGGAACAGCCTGTGTTTCACAGATGAGGAGCCAGGAGGATGAAAGTCGGTGTGTCATTGCTGGCTTGGATGTTTTCCTCTCACCAGCCACCAGCCAGCCCTACTTTCTTGCTCCCACTGCTTTCAAAGAAATTGTTACATTATCCTGAAGTGCTTTCCTAGAGATACTGATGTCTGAGTACGAAGTTTGCAC encodes:
- the NDUFAF1 gene encoding complex I intermediate-associated protein 30, mitochondrial, producing MALTVMLLNGTSFRGGCCRHKVLLSLLGPFLSNSKLYSSYRRPGAEPEKKLSWQNADFSFKKGIDHLKTQLSLLKKETQDYLLGPGGHPLSQHLLEQTKVLWQFRSQEDLNEWVISSDVEIGGKSKIYLKLGRNNQAALLYGTLNTEVPRDGETKYSGYCSMRSRPAVGSFNRKKYYDWSNFNSLYLRVRGDGRPWMVNIYTDPYFSHQKDDLYSYFMFTRGGPYWEEIKIPFSKFFLSSRGRVQDNQHPVWLDKIRTLGFTIGDKVDGPFQLEIDFIGLLKDRAHREEFAYETYDKNTPV